The following proteins are encoded in a genomic region of Syngnathoides biaculeatus isolate LvHL_M chromosome 15, ASM1980259v1, whole genome shotgun sequence:
- the nrde2 gene encoding nuclear exosome regulator NRDE2 isoform X3 gives MRPFSRNNNMALFPAFAVSGEKVDDTSSELNWLNNESFQTSDALSLHSRFLEKKSDSLHNKDSRKDVDSVPPKKKKHEKHGGKKKKYKENSRGSAECSGSECEPIFPSELKRKQETDRPRAAPISSSFSWLDDIKSPTLQPFCVDSKSDASNWTYKSLYRGNVARYRRKGCSSLGLDPCRQEVRWEDAKKKHKHGDKKKGADRYFSTVCRQLLKSQLPLLILPRVTESGDGSNSTPFLPLEDIEGEKKLELVGRAQTSSVNPLGVYDPTTALWLQGKGKQDQTDHHEDPNLETGQDTELVTGQTEEFNRKLREQPENTQLWLKFIRYQDELSATVFGGEDAQQAKELSERRKSSYKAVLEKKLSIAERAVATNPSCVALQRERLRICQELWEPSALAKEWKKLVFLHPNSGPLWKEYLLFTQSYFSNFSVSRVNSAYGKCLSMLSAVRDGSMVSHPAMPGIEEDMLDIFTQQCHFLRQSGHSEKAFSLFQAMIDFTFFKPDSVRQLSTKQQADFFEPFWDSGEARVGELNARGWKAWMVQQERGGWVQPSAEEEEEQEEEEEEIKDRIQPRWKVWLNVESSREAAHWLPWRPEKAKSQSEEDCEDPERQVLFDDIGSSLICLSSSELQLRFLLNFLLFLGLPVDTVLLSGGHPGLLLEDLSLLTQGSESRRPLTSSYLPSLGLNSVGHMTTLQGARKWAGLGKQGEKFVNAMLGMLQPVIPSQHRTVLSLSRMQYEKLKVFRCMHSNKKRLRSQSKISKRIAKSLLKEPDNRSSLAMWREFAHLEWMLGNLEEARKVFSTARALGAAKGLSDPTLCELCLLWAQLEVEDGASGPGGLDGNGAASMAVCVLTRLAEGSAISPSSASQPVLPVAILKARRSYEQALTAALCAFDKDLFNPQDNKKGEVAVREDKLRLRGLVGCYGLFQYLTMGLKAASAVYSQARERMDDLHRTIKSDSGTDAFRSGSSLLVRRLASECEMLAVQQASLLKYHTSVGVIPLATLRDTLTLALTSWPSSAPLWSIYVQVENRYHSAGRARRFFHTLTRDNSSVVPRLFTILAEQQRKQLVDAAQRSCDRSGPLSVLPENGLSNRILGLYESAIGTETGAHCPLLWRMYIHCLVSEGKIDQAKGLFYKALQNIPWVKGLYMDAVQLFPECLQEFADLMTEKELRVRLPLEELDILLED, from the exons ATGCGACCGTTTAGTAGAAACAACAACATGGCGCTGTTTCCAGCGTTTGCAGTCTCCGGCGAGAAGGTTGACGACACGTCCAGTG AACTGAACTGGCTGAACAATGAGAGTTTTCAAACAAGTGATGCCTTGTCGCTTCATAGTCGGTTTTTAGAGAAGAAAAGTGACTCATTACACAACAAAGACTCAAG AAAAGATGTGGACAGTGTGccaccaaagaaaaagaagcatgaaaagcatgggggaaaaaagaaaaaatacaaagaaaacagTAGAGGGTCAGCAGAATGCAGTGGCTCAGAATGTGAACCGATCTTCCCAAGTGAGCTCAAGCGGAAACAAGAAACTGACAG ACCACGGGCTGCTCCAATATCAAGTTCTTTCTCATGGTTGGATGATATAAAGTCGCCCACACTGCAGCCGTTCTGTGTCGACTCTAAATCTGATGCTTCGAACTGGACGTACAAGTCTCTATACAGAGGAAATGTAGCaag GTATAGGAGGAAAGGTTGCTCATCACTGGGTCTGGACCCTTGCAGACAAGAAGTAAGATGGGAGGATGCGAAAAAGAAACATAAACATGGGGACAAAAAGAAAGGAGCAGACCGATACTTTTCCACAGTGTGTCGTCAGTTGCTCAAGTCGCAGCTCCCTCTCCTGATATTACCCAGAGTTACTGAAAGCGGAGATGGGAGCAACTCTACCCCCTTTCTCCCACTGGAAGATAttgagggggagaaaaaattAGAGCTGG TTGGGAGAGCTCAGACGTCATCAGTGAATCCCCTTGGTGTGTACGACCCCACCACTGCACTCTGGCTGCAGGGGAAGGGAAAGCAAGACCAGACAGATCACCACGAAGACCCCAATTTGGAGACAGGCCAGGATACAGAGCTTGTGACAGGCCAGACAGAAGAATTCAACAGGAAACTGAGAGAGCAACCAGAAAACACTCAGCTCTGGTTGAAATTCATTAGATACCAG GATGAGTTGAGTGCAACTGTATTTGGAGGTGAGGATGCGCAACAGGCTAAAGAGTTATCGGAGCGTCGCAAGTCTTCCTACAAAGCTGTGCTGGAGAAAAAGCTGAGCATTGCAGAGCGCGCCGTGGCCACCAACCCCAGCTGTGTCGCTCTGCAGCGGGAGAGGCTCAGGATCTGCCAAGAGCTTTGGGAACCATCAGCGCTGGCTAAAGAATGGAAGAAACTG gtcttTCTCCACCCAAATAGTGGCCCTCTTTGGAAGGAGTATCTCCTCTTTACCCAGAGCTACTTTAGCAACTTCAGTGTGTCAAGGGTTAACTCGGCTTATGGGAAATGTCTCAGCATGCTCAGCGCCGTCCGGGATGGCAGCATGGTGTCCCACCCAGCCATGCCAGGGATCGAAGAGGACATGCTAG ATATCTTCACCCAACAGTGTCATTTCCTCCGTCAGTCCGGTCACTCCGAGAAGGCTTTCTCTCTATTTCAAGCCATGATCGACTTTACGTTCTTCAAGCCTGACAGTGTACGGCAACTATCCACCAAACAACAG GCTGACTTCTTTGAGCCATTCTGGGATAGCGGGGAGGCAAGAGTTGGGGAGTTGAATGCCAGAGGTTGGAAGGCTTGGATGGTCCAACAGGAGCGAGGAGGGTGGGTGCAGCCCTCTGCAG aagaagaagaagagcaggaggaggaagaggaagagattAAGGACCGCATTCAGCCTAGATGGAAAGTGTGGCTAAATGTGGAGTCATCTCGTGAAGCTGCACATTGGTTGCCATGGAGACCTGAAAAAGCCAAGAGCCAATCAGAGGAGGACTGTGAGGACCCAGAGAGACAA GTGCTGTTCGACGATATTGGTTCTTCTCTGATTTGTCTGTCCTCGTCAGAGCTCCAGCTCCGCTTCCTTCTCAATTTCTTGTTATTTTTGGGGCTTCCAGTGGACACTGTGCTgctgtctggtggccatcctgGCCTGCTGCTGGAGGACCTTTCTCTGCTCACTCAGG GGAGTGAGTCACGACGTCCTCTGACTTCCTCCTACCTACCAAGCCTTGGGCTGAACTCTGTGGGTCACATGACCACACTCCAGGGAGCGAGGAAATGGGCTGGGCTCGGAAAGCAGGGCGAGAAGTTTGTCAACGCAATGTTGGGTATGCTTCAACCTGTCATTCCATCTCAACACCGAACTGTCCTGTCACTGAGTCGAATGCAGTATGAGAAACTGAAG GTGTTTCGTTGCATGCACAGCAACAAAAAACGGCTCCGCTCTCAGAGCAAAATCAGCAAGCGGATTGCCAAATCACTGCTCAAAGAACCTGACAATCGCTCATCTTTGGCAATGTGGCGGGAGTTCGCCCACTTGGAGTGGATGCTGGGTAACCTCGAAGAGGCCCGGAAAGTGTTTTCCACAGCCAGGGCGCTGGGGGCGGCCAAAGGGCTGAGTGACCCCACTCTCTGCGAGTTGTGTCTGCTTTGGGCTCAACTCGAGGTGGAGGATGGAGCAAGTGGACCGGGAGGGCTAGATGGCAATGGAGCTGCATCTATGGCTGTGTGCGTGCTCACCAGACTTGCAGAAGGGAGCGCCATATCACCTTCTTCGGCATCACAGCCCGTCTTGCCGGTTGCCATCCTGAAGGCCAGGAGGTCTTATGAACAAGCTCTGACTGCCGCTTTATGTGCATTCGATAAAGATCTCTTCAATCCTCAGGACAACAAAAAAG GTGAAGTGGCTGTCCGAGAAGACAAGTTGCGGTTGAGAGGCCTGGTGGGCTGCTATGGTCTTTTCCAATACCTCACAATGGGCCTCAAGGCAGCAAGTGCAGTCTACAGCCAGGCCAGAGAGCGGATGGACGACTTGCACCGCACAATCAAGTCTGACTCTGGCACGGATGCTTTCCGCTCTGGCAGCAGCTTGTTGGTTAGAAGGTTAGCTTCAGAGTGTGAGATGTTGGCGGTGCAGCAGGCGTCGTTACTCAAGTACCACACGAGCGTTGGTGTGATCCCTCTAGCGACACTCAGAGACACGCTCACCTTGGCCCTTACAAGCTGGCCTAGTAGTGCCCCACTCTGGAGCATTTATGTGCAG GTGGAGAACCGTTACCATAGTGCTGGCCGGGCACGTCGCTTTTTTCACACTTTAACAAGAGACAACAGCAGTGTTGTGCCACGGCTCTTTACTATTCTTGCTgaacaacaaagaaaacaattggTGGATGCAGCACAGAG GTCTTGCGACAGAAGCGGCCCCTTGAGTGTCCTGCCGGAGAATGGTCTGAGCAATCGTATCCTTGGACTATATGAAAGCGCCATTGGAACAGAGACGGGAGCTCACTGTCCTTTACTTTGGAGGATGTACATTCACTGCCTG GTATCTGAGGGTAAAATAGATCAAGCCAAGGGGCTCTTCTACAAAGCTTTACAGAATATTCCCTGGGTAAAG GGTCTGTACATGGATGCAGTGCAGCTGTTTCCTGAGTGTCTCCAAGAGTTTGCAGATCTGATGACAGAGAAAGAGCTGCGAGTCCGGTTGCCATTAGAAGAGCTCGACATACTGCTGGAAGACTGA